The sequence below is a genomic window from Rissa tridactyla isolate bRisTri1 chromosome 20, bRisTri1.patW.cur.20221130, whole genome shotgun sequence.
tgtttctcccctccctccaagCATGGCACGACTGGCAGAGGGGCTCCGGAGGCAGACATGAGCAGGCTCGGGGGAGCGGGGTGCGAGCCCCCGGGCTTGGCTGCCAAAAGAGGGGGGTACAGCGCATGCCTGGGAGGATTTTTGGTGCCAGGAGTCCTTTTGGGTCTGTTCTGATGTCTTGGATGTGGGGCAGTTTCTCTTCCCCTGCAGCACTTTGAGGGGGCTGGCATGGGGGTGTGTTGGGGGTGGGATGCTGGAAGGGAGCTTTGGGCCTGAGGTTTCTTGAGATACACCCCAGGATAGGTGCGGATCACTATTAAGAGGGTCTGCTGTTTGGCTAGTTACAGCCTTATACGGATGATTTAGTTGCTTTTTTCAGACACTTCTGCTGTTTGTTTCTCAGTGCTGCCCGGGGCTGGTGGCatgtggctgtgctgcagccaagGTCACACAAGGTTTAAGGGCCCCAGAACACGGCTGTGCTGAACGCCTTTTCCAGGTGGGGTTTGCCAAGTCTGAATTCCCAGCATGAAGGAGTCCAAAATTCatcagggcaggggagaggtgtCCGGGTGAAATCTGGCCCATACCCTGTGCTGGGGAGTGTGGGGCGCTTGGTGCCATGGATgagcagcgcaggcagggctgaTCTCTCCTgtgcagcaccccggggtgccagCCAGGGTCTGAGAGGGGAAGGAGACATCCATGAGTCTCTCTGGACTTCCCCTGAGCTCCCCCATGCCCTTGCAATGTTTTCGTCCTCTGCATATTGCCAAGAAAAGGCTGGAGGCTTCTTCCTTCTGCGCTGTTGGCTGCTGGCCGGAGCCTTAGGCAAAATGTCAAAGCAGACAGACATGCTCTGATCCAGCCTGGCCAGCCCAAGGTCACTGCATTTCCCAGAGACAACTGgctggtgctgagctgctgctggggggctctGATGGGATGCTCTTTGGACACCTTCCAGGGTAGCTCAGGGCCACAGCAGTGATGGTGGGAAAGAGACTTGTATTCTCATGTTTGGGGGGTTCTGTCAGCAGcgaatgagcaaaaaaaaaaggcagctctgaCAAACACCTGGCTGCAAGGACTGTTAACTGCCCCGCGTGGGTGAGGCTGTCCAGGGAGGTTTCTTGCAGATGTGTGACAAGTATCGGCATGATCTAGAGGTTTGAGAGCAGAGCTGCATCCTAGAGGATCCACTCTGCAAAATGAGCTTTCTCATCCCCTGAAATTAACTCTTTTCACCCCAAACCAGTCCTAGATATTCATATGCAGTGGCAGGACTGCTGTACTTGGAGGGGTTaatcctgcctctccctccccacaggCTTTTGTGCCTGGTCCGTAGGAGTCTGGGTCCTGGCCAGACTCTGCGTGGTGCCATATGGAATCCTCCACCTGTTTGGGGGTTTCTCCTCCCCAGTCCTGGTGGCTTGCCCAGACCTGGCCGCCTTTCATTGCTTCTGATCACAGGTTGGCAGCATCAGTTCTCGAGCTGGCATTGTCCCGATGGCAGGCAAAGCCCCAGAGCCAGCTCAGAAGGAAGGTGGTCCTGTGTAGAACATCTCTTGCCAATGTGGCCTCAACCCAAAGTCGTGGGGCTGGAGCAAAACCTCAGCCTGTGGAGACTCAGCAATCTGGCTGCTTCTCTGGCTTCCCTCACCAGCCCTGGCATCATAAACCTCTCCCCAGCAGTGTTGCTTCTTGGAAGGCAGTGTAGGTGATACTGTCTCACGCTGGGAACCACTGGGTAGCTGACTTGACACAGCCCTCTCATCAGGAAGGTGAGAACTGGTTGCTTTGGGCCTGTATTTCTACAGAAGTGATGGTGTGAGAGAGGTCCCCAGTTCTTCTAATGGCATCTTCACTGCTTCCATGACAGGACcgtgggtggcagcagcagcagaagcgaCCTCCAGGCCGCTCTCCGGCCTTCACGAACCCACAGGTATGCCTTGTGGGTCTCAGCAGCTCCAATGGCTTTCCTGTCGAGGTTCTCCAGGAATGGCACGAGGTCACCGAGCCGCAGCTCACGGGAAGAGCGTAACAACCATCCCATCCTCAGCGTCTTCGAGCTTGAAAGGTTGCTGTACACGGGAAAAACAGCCTGTAATCATGCTGATGAGGTCTGGCCAGGACTCTACCTGGGAGATCAGTATGTATCAGAGTGGGACAAGAACTGGGGGTTTGGGCTACTTTTGTGAAATAGGGAAATCTGGGAGGGGGAGGTTGGTAAAAGTGAGGGAGGGGAGGACGTGATGGGTGTGGTACATTGGgacaaaggaagaggaaggacatAAGCATGGCTCTGCAGAGGGTTCAGAGCACTGCTGTGGCAGGGTAGGTGGAGGTGGTGTGCCCGTGGAGTCAGAGATTGACTTAAGACTCTTAAAGGGTCTGGCATTTTTCCTTTGCATCCAGGTTTCTCAGATGTAAATGTTTGTCCAGGACAGCCTTTACACTGTCCTTAGAAACTTTTCTTTAGCTGGTCTAGACTTCTGAATCTGTGTGCTGTTTCTTATTCTCTGCAGAGATATAGCGGCCAACCGGCGAGAGCTGGCTCACCTGCGCATCACCCACATCCTCAACGCCTCGCACAGCAAGTGGAGGGGGGGTGCTGAGTACTACGAGGGCACAGGCATCCGCTACCTGGGCATCGAGGCCCATGACTCACCTTCCTTTGACATGAGCCCCTACTTTTATCCTGCAGCTGACTTCATCCACCAAGCACTGAATGAAGGTCAGTGGTAAAGATTTCTGGGAGAGAAGTGGGGAGCTGAGATGGGAAGAAACTGCTCCGGGCAGGTGGGAAGCTAGATTGACATCCTATTGCTAAGCATCCTAGAAAACACAGGTATTTCTAGCCTGGGATGGTGCCTTCTGCActggatcacctcctccaaagAGGGAACAGGCTAGATGAGAGCACTGGACCTGCAGGTCACAGCCGCAGCCTGTGTGCTGAGCTGTGGCTGGTCCTGTTCAGGCTGCTTTTGGAGATCACGATACGCTGATACCCTTTGCCAAGAGGGGACCTCAGTGCATCACAGTCATATTATAACTGGGGCCCTACATCTAACCCCAGAGGCTGCACACCTGAGCCACAACTCCAGGACACGCCAAGGCAAACAGTTGGGtcctcagtatttttttaattgggataTTCGGTCTGCTGTGACACAGCCCCTGTGTTTCACCCCCAGGAAGGATCCTTGTGCACTGTGCTGTTGGGGTGAGCAGGTCGGCCACCTTGGTCCTCGCCTACCTCATGATCCGCCACCACATGCCCCTTGTAGAAGCCATAAAGACGGTCAAGGACCACCGCGGTATCATCCCCAACCGGGGTTTCTTGCGCCAGCTGGTCGCCCTGGACAATGCCCTGAGGCTGAAGAGGAGTGCATGAAGAAGGACGAGAGGGGTTGTGCGGTGGGACCATTGTGTGTGCGGTGCTCAGCTGACCCCGATGCTCGCTGAGTGGCAGAGATAGGGCTTTCCTCACGGTGCAGATGCTTGGCAGCTAATGCGTTACACGCAATTGGCCCCTGGGCCTCCCCCTCTGCTAAGGGGGTCCCCAGACATGCGAGCTATTCCTAGTGGTAAAGCATAGGCCCTCAACCTGCAATCTTGCCACCTAGGTAGGCGTAACATATagcctccttcccagcctgctcGCTCCAAGATGCCTCCAGAGGGACTCGGCCCCATGTTTCAGGTTATTCTATCCCTGTTGGCTCCAGGAAGCCTTCAAGGCTTTGTTATCCCACATGGCAGATGCGTTGCCAAGCCAgtcctgtccctccctcccaagAGACTGAAGCTCTGTGTTCCTTGTCTTGTTTCCCATTCGTTTTTGGTCTGTGTAGCAATGTGAATTAGGTCTGGTGTGTGGGCTCAGGCAAACAGGCCTTTTGTCGTAGTGTTTGGATGTCCTCCATGCCTAGTGTTAACGTGTAAAAATAAAGACAGTGCTAAGGAAAAAGCTTGGCCATCCCTTGTGTGCTTTGGGACAGACTTTATGTGTTCAGGCTTGGGATCCGTCGCAGGAGTCGGTGGGAGAGCATCACCCTGAGTTCTCTGGGTTGAGATGGACCCTCCCAGATCCTTGGTCCAGGGGCTGAACCTGTCGTACTCCACTGGTGGCCAGTGCCTACGCTGGGCCtccccactcttttttttccagcaatggGGACAGAAAGGGGAGCTCCTGGTGGAAAGCAGAGCCGGGCTGGCAGTCCCTAGGGTCACCATCCATCACGAGGTGGCGATGTCGGTCTCCCAAAGGCAGGAAAGCACCAAGCTATCACCCACAGGCTTGCAGAAGGGCCGGCTGTCCACTGGGACCTGCGAAAAACACCTTGGCTGCTTGCAGAGGCGATAGGCAAGATGAACCCAGGAAGGGTGGCCAGGGCCAGGAGCGAGCGTCCGTGGTGGCACATGGGTGCTGGGTGGCCCCACGGGTGCTGGGCTGCTCCTGCACACTGCCAGCACTCATTGTCTGCCTGCTCTTATTATAGCCCCATTCTTCTCTGTTTCCTGAGAGTGCACGAAGCACCACTGGGCTGCCGGCTATATGTTGTGCTGAGATCATGTAAACATGTAGCAAGAGGAGCCCAACGGCCGTGCAGGGTGAGCCGCTTGGCTTGGGGCACACCAAGGCCCGTGCTGTAGCACCCCATCACTGCTAACTGGTGGCCCCAAGCACTCCTGCCCTGGGGAATGCCTGCCTTTAGCTCAAGTGCAATAAGGAGAACAAACTTTAGCTTGCAGAAGCTGtggtgtcctctgtgtgtgttgCACAGCTCCCGGGCTGGGAACTCTGCTCTTAGAGGTGCCCCGGGATGCTCAGGGCATGGCACCATCCCAGAAAGGCACCGGCAGAGAGAAAAGACTGACTGCTGGCAGCGGGGCCAAGGTTACCCCGACCAAGGGCTGCAGACACCGAGGCAAGGAGGAACTGTGTTGGGCAATGCGCAGGGGCTGGTCGTGCTCTGCGGTGACACTGGTGCTGCTGGGACTGTTGGGCATGCCAGAAGATTCAGCAGCGGGGATTGCAGCTTGGCAAGGTCCTGGGAGGCGTGAAATGCCTCCTGTCTGATTTTGCAATTCTGCTTTGTGCTCCTTGCTGCTGCGAAGCTCCCtttgtgcagcctgctgtagatCGGCCCCCAAATGCAGAGCGTGACAAAGCTGGGATCAGGGAGGCTCTGAGCACGAGGGCACATTGTGTTTGGAGGATCAGCAAACTAATTCAGAGAGTGAAATCCCTGACAGAGCCCGTGGTGTACCTTGGTACCTTAGTGTGCTTCAGTGGCCGAGCTCCTGTGTTGGGAGATCAAAGTGTAACAAGGGGAAGTACCCTGATTTCAGAAGGACTatcagcacagccccagccaccagcagcagaaacCTGCCTGATCCTTGGAGCTATTGGTGGAGAAGGATACAGCGAGCCCACCATACTGCCATCCCTGACGTGGGGCATGTGG
It includes:
- the DUSP26 gene encoding dual specificity protein phosphatase 26 codes for the protein MAFLSRFSRNGTRSPSRSSREERNNHPILSVFELERLLYTGKTACNHADEVWPGLYLGDQDIAANRRELAHLRITHILNASHSKWRGGAEYYEGTGIRYLGIEAHDSPSFDMSPYFYPAADFIHQALNEGRILVHCAVGVSRSATLVLAYLMIRHHMPLVEAIKTVKDHRGIIPNRGFLRQLVALDNALRLKRSA